In a single window of the Streptomyces sp. NBC_00094 genome:
- a CDS encoding recombinase family protein: protein MTTLGIYLRLSRESADSASLDTQRAAAHRWLEAHGYDPSDAVEYLDAGVSGTKPLEDRKAMSGLMADRPSVVVAWKLDRFARSVSEFLRLVAWAEAHGVALATADNSIDTTTPTGRMAAMVLSALAEWERNMIASRITDGHSTRRSQGRWSSGRPPFGYRIERRDGAAYLAIDDNQAATARDAVNALVNGSTVAATARMTGLSEPQWRRLLKSPTLRGQRTHKGELVCEADGIMPIQFAPPILAAAELMAVRERMLDLATGADRAPRRATPMCSDIAQCYRCKGRLNGGTSDKGVPLYRCKAGHVTIYAETLDRRVEKEFLAAFGTYAETVVRLDGGNDLSAELLEAKEQAERLAARMATAGPLMLGTLESLAQDLEDTYARLRDAHDPDVREVQVATGQTMAEAWEAYDASARSRLLSGMGLRVTLHPKQEADRLTVSWGPKPEGAAEDALKDIAWQEAS, encoded by the coding sequence ATGACGACGTTAGGCATCTACCTCAGGCTCAGTCGCGAGTCGGCCGACAGCGCCAGTCTCGACACGCAGCGCGCCGCCGCTCACCGCTGGCTGGAGGCGCACGGCTACGACCCGTCGGACGCCGTCGAGTACCTGGACGCGGGAGTCAGCGGAACCAAGCCGCTGGAGGACCGTAAGGCCATGTCCGGACTCATGGCCGACAGGCCGTCCGTTGTGGTCGCGTGGAAGCTCGACCGCTTCGCGCGATCCGTGAGTGAGTTCCTGCGCCTGGTCGCCTGGGCCGAAGCTCACGGCGTGGCCCTGGCAACCGCAGACAACTCGATCGACACGACGACGCCGACCGGGCGCATGGCGGCCATGGTCCTGTCCGCGCTCGCGGAGTGGGAGCGCAACATGATCGCGTCCCGCATCACCGACGGGCACTCCACACGTCGAAGTCAGGGCCGCTGGTCCAGTGGGCGCCCACCCTTCGGATACCGAATCGAGCGCAGGGACGGGGCCGCCTATCTCGCCATCGACGACAACCAGGCCGCGACGGCCCGCGACGCAGTCAACGCTCTCGTCAACGGCTCCACGGTGGCCGCCACGGCGCGCATGACGGGCCTGTCGGAACCGCAATGGCGGCGACTCCTCAAGTCCCCCACATTGCGTGGACAGCGCACCCACAAGGGGGAGTTGGTCTGCGAGGCGGACGGCATCATGCCCATTCAGTTCGCGCCCCCGATCCTGGCCGCCGCGGAGCTGATGGCCGTCCGTGAGCGAATGCTGGACCTCGCGACCGGAGCCGACCGGGCGCCCCGCCGCGCTACCCCCATGTGCTCCGACATAGCGCAGTGCTATCGCTGCAAGGGGCGCCTGAACGGAGGCACATCGGACAAGGGTGTCCCGCTCTATCGCTGCAAGGCCGGTCACGTCACCATCTACGCGGAGACCCTGGACAGGCGCGTGGAGAAGGAGTTCCTGGCCGCCTTCGGTACGTACGCAGAGACCGTGGTCCGCCTGGACGGCGGCAACGACCTGTCCGCCGAACTGCTCGAAGCGAAGGAGCAGGCAGAGCGACTGGCCGCACGCATGGCCACCGCCGGCCCGCTCATGCTGGGAACCCTGGAGAGCCTGGCCCAGGACCTGGAGGACACGTACGCCCGCCTTCGAGACGCCCACGACCCTGACGTTCGGGAAGTCCAGGTGGCCACCGGGCAGACCATGGCGGAGGCATGGGAGGCGTACGACGCGTCGGCCCGGTCCCGGCTCCTGTCGGGCATGGGATTGCGGGTGACGCTCCACCCGAAACAAGAGGCCGACCGCCTGACGGTGTCCTGGGGGCCGAAGCCGGAAGGCGCGGCGGAAGACGCACTGAAAGACATCGCCTGGCAGGAGGCGTCATAG
- a CDS encoding GntR family transcriptional regulator yields the protein MPLLKYEQIAESLRRRIADGEFGSGSLLPSSRDLCEQWGVSRATAIKAMEALRADGLVMPHQGRGFSVVEAPVARPAGGRGAGTSRTQGGMPFKRLGAPELLVPPSHIAEALGLDSGVRALHRARLALMDDNRPHSYTVAWFPPDIADACPRLHQGGPIAEGTTHYVRRTTGRGPVRGTDITSIRLATSAEAEHLRVKRPCAVAVVLHTAYDHEERPLVCEEGVTPGGAWERMDNYPMGQAG from the coding sequence ATGCCCCTTTTGAAATACGAGCAGATCGCGGAGAGCCTGCGGCGCCGCATCGCCGACGGAGAGTTCGGTTCCGGCTCGCTCCTGCCGTCCAGCCGCGACCTCTGCGAGCAGTGGGGCGTTTCACGCGCAACCGCGATCAAGGCCATGGAGGCGCTGCGCGCCGACGGGCTCGTGATGCCTCATCAGGGTCGAGGCTTCTCCGTGGTCGAGGCTCCGGTAGCGCGGCCGGCGGGTGGGCGTGGCGCGGGGACCAGCAGGACTCAAGGAGGGATGCCGTTCAAACGACTGGGTGCACCGGAGCTGCTCGTACCGCCCTCCCATATCGCCGAGGCCCTGGGCCTGGACAGCGGCGTACGAGCACTGCACCGGGCCCGGTTGGCACTCATGGACGACAACCGGCCGCACTCCTACACCGTGGCGTGGTTCCCACCGGACATCGCCGACGCGTGCCCTCGCCTGCACCAGGGCGGCCCGATCGCGGAAGGGACCACCCACTACGTTCGCCGGACCACGGGGCGCGGACCGGTCCGGGGCACGGACATCACCTCGATCCGCCTGGCAACGAGTGCCGAGGCGGAACACCTTCGAGTGAAACGGCCTTGCGCCGTGGCCGTCGTACTGCACACCGCATACGACCACGAAGAAAGGCCCCTGGTCTGCGAAGAAGGCGTCACCCCAGGGGGAGCCTGGGAGCGCATGGACAACTACCCGATGGGCCAGGCAGGTTGA
- a CDS encoding bifunctional 2-polyprenyl-6-hydroxyphenol methylase/3-demethylubiquinol 3-O-methyltransferase UbiG, with protein MPTPSVGPEIIAFYSETIDESERLTGSADGVLEMARTQELLRRYLPPAPARIVDIGGGPGAHARWLTKDGYEVDLIDPVPRHVEAAVAAGFRAELGDARALSAPDGTYDVALVLGPLYHLLDHGDRVQALREAARVVRPGGFVAAAAIGRYASLFEHVATTMLTVDRVRDAVADILVTGIHAPGRKGFTSSYFHTGEGLAAELGEAGLRDPVVYGIEGPVWAALKATEQYSKESLVDSPMFEAALTAARLAEPHPDLLAASSHMLAVARV; from the coding sequence ATGCCAACACCCTCCGTAGGTCCCGAGATCATCGCCTTCTACAGCGAGACCATCGACGAGTCCGAGCGGCTGACGGGCAGTGCCGACGGCGTCCTGGAGATGGCCCGCACGCAAGAGTTGCTGCGGAGGTATCTGCCTCCGGCGCCTGCCCGGATCGTCGACATCGGCGGCGGTCCCGGCGCGCACGCCCGGTGGCTCACCAAGGATGGGTACGAGGTCGATCTCATCGATCCTGTGCCGCGCCACGTGGAGGCGGCGGTGGCGGCAGGCTTCCGTGCCGAACTCGGTGACGCGCGGGCGCTGAGCGCGCCCGACGGCACGTACGACGTGGCTCTCGTTCTCGGGCCGCTCTACCACCTGCTGGATCATGGCGACCGCGTCCAAGCCCTGCGCGAGGCCGCTCGCGTTGTCCGCCCGGGCGGCTTCGTCGCCGCTGCGGCCATCGGCCGCTACGCCTCGCTCTTCGAGCACGTCGCCACCACCATGCTCACTGTCGACCGAGTGCGTGACGCCGTGGCCGACATCCTCGTCACGGGCATCCACGCACCGGGCCGGAAGGGATTCACCAGCTCGTACTTCCATACGGGGGAGGGGTTGGCCGCAGAGCTGGGGGAGGCCGGTCTGCGGGACCCGGTGGTGTATGGCATCGAGGGGCCGGTGTGGGCCGCTCTCAAGGCGACCGAGCAGTACAGCAAGGAGAGTCTGGTCGACTCGCCGATGTTCGAGGCGGCACTGACGGCGGCCCGACTCGCGGAGCCGCACCCGGACCTGCTCGCGGCGAGCTCGCACATGCTCGCGGTCGCGCGGGTTTAG
- a CDS encoding DUF4166 domain-containing protein — translation MPSIFRTAMGDEAFERLHPELQRRFSVGLASGELCVGRGVMDRVWHGRAFMKPFLACGGMRNILLPRTGRNVPFVIENVPYTDSFGRETVTFVRTFDLPDGPRRFDATMVHSPERGCVLDYLGTHQHLASDLHLSAEADGSLLIVSGEHRFREGPLDVRVPELVGGRAEVRESFDERTGRFRINVRVENKYFGPIFGYEGSFAAAYTALSSHGVRAGLRPVREEVRA, via the coding sequence GTGCCGTCGATCTTCCGCACCGCCATGGGCGACGAGGCCTTCGAGCGGCTGCACCCGGAGCTCCAGCGCCGCTTCTCGGTGGGGCTCGCGAGCGGGGAGCTGTGCGTCGGACGCGGTGTCATGGACCGTGTCTGGCACGGGAGGGCCTTCATGAAGCCGTTCCTCGCCTGCGGTGGCATGCGGAACATCCTGCTGCCGCGCACCGGCCGGAACGTTCCCTTCGTCATCGAGAACGTGCCGTACACCGACTCGTTCGGGCGGGAGACGGTCACCTTCGTGCGCACCTTCGACCTGCCCGACGGGCCCCGGCGCTTCGACGCCACCATGGTCCACAGCCCCGAGCGGGGCTGCGTCCTCGACTACCTCGGCACGCATCAGCACCTCGCCAGCGATCTGCACCTCTCCGCCGAGGCCGACGGCTCGCTCCTCATCGTCTCCGGCGAACACCGCTTCCGCGAGGGCCCGTTGGACGTGCGGGTGCCGGAACTGGTCGGCGGCCGGGCCGAGGTCCGCGAGTCCTTCGACGAGCGCACCGGCCGCTTCCGCATCAACGTCCGCGTGGAGAACAAGTACTTCGGGCCGATCTTCGGGTACGAGGGGTCGTTCGCCGCCGCGTACACGGCCCTAAGCTCCCATGGGGTGCGCGCCGGGCTGCGCCCGGTGCGCGAGGAGGTGCGGGCGTGA
- a CDS encoding TetR/AcrR family transcriptional regulator, translating to MSGGVKGRKAAAQDARSQETRDKLLEGALRTLVEQGIAKASARAIATTAGVNQALVFYHFGSVDDLLAEACRRGAELRVARHRERLRAVGSLSELLAFGREMHQEERDAGHVAVLGQLLAGSQTHPRLAPATAAGLDLWIAEIEQVLVRVLAGTPLAEFTDPAGLARAVAASFVGLELYEGVDPAGAEAALTALEQLGALMAAVEELNPVARRAVTYTLRRQGARGR from the coding sequence GTGAGCGGGGGCGTGAAGGGCCGGAAGGCGGCGGCGCAGGACGCGCGGAGTCAGGAGACCCGGGACAAGCTGCTCGAAGGCGCCCTGCGCACCCTCGTCGAGCAGGGCATCGCCAAGGCCTCCGCCCGCGCGATCGCGACCACCGCCGGGGTCAACCAGGCCCTGGTCTTCTACCACTTCGGCTCCGTCGACGACCTCCTCGCCGAGGCCTGCCGGCGCGGGGCCGAGCTGCGGGTCGCCCGCCACCGCGAGCGGCTCCGTGCCGTCGGCAGCCTCTCCGAGCTGCTCGCCTTCGGGCGCGAGATGCACCAGGAGGAGCGGGACGCCGGTCATGTCGCCGTCCTCGGTCAGCTGCTCGCCGGGTCCCAGACCCACCCGCGGCTCGCCCCGGCCACCGCCGCCGGGCTCGACCTGTGGATCGCCGAGATCGAACAGGTGCTCGTCCGGGTCCTCGCGGGGACGCCGCTCGCCGAGTTCACCGACCCCGCCGGGCTGGCCCGCGCGGTCGCCGCCTCCTTCGTGGGCCTCGAACTGTACGAGGGCGTCGACCCGGCGGGCGCGGAGGCCGCGCTCACCGCACTGGAGCAGCTCGGTGCCCTGATGGCCGCCGTCGAGGAGCTGAATCCGGTCGCGCGGAGGGCCGTGACGTACACGCTGCGTAGACAGGGTGCTCGCGGTCGGTAA
- a CDS encoding cellulose synthase catalytic subunit: MRPGGYDYDTYSRLAGPLTEPDPAVYTVQYRSLLSKEPHRIRAVLLMCLAPVLSAVLLAYLVWPSHWTVREGGERWLVHLDTVMLVSIGLICFFMLVNVVSIAHATMVARDPIPVRAEPGTRVAFLTTYVPGKEPLAMVRGTLEGAVRVRHDGPLDVWLLDEGDSADAKALCAELGVLHFTRAGVPEWNRRKGVHKARTKHGNYNAWLAMHGDDYDFFASVDTDHVPLPNFLERMLGYFRDPDIAFVVGPQVYGNYTNIVTKAAESQQFLFHALIQRAGNRYRAPMFVGTNNVVRISALKQIGGLYDSITEDMATGFELHRRKNPRTGHFWRSVYTPDVLAVGEGPASWTDFFTQQLRWSRGTYETILKQFWKAPFRTPPGRFLNYTLMLVYYPMTAVNWFVGILSCVLYLWFGASGTQVSTQVWLMIYSDAVALQIGLYLWNRRHNVSPHEPEGSGGLAGMGMSALSAPIYLTSLGSAVLRTRGRFVVTPKGGEASPDRVLTFRIHLYWAAILITSLVASVHFGHTHAAMRTWASLALLVTLAPISLWAWTTVRARRVQRVRDRARARARARGRTDAREGVGVLPAAVPPAAPAAAPSTTGGN; this comes from the coding sequence GTGCGGCCGGGAGGCTACGACTACGACACCTACAGCCGACTCGCCGGTCCCCTCACGGAACCGGACCCGGCGGTCTACACGGTGCAGTACCGGAGTCTGCTCTCGAAGGAGCCGCACCGAATACGAGCCGTCCTGCTCATGTGCCTCGCGCCGGTCCTGTCCGCCGTGCTCCTCGCCTATCTCGTGTGGCCCAGTCACTGGACCGTCCGCGAGGGCGGTGAACGCTGGCTCGTCCACCTCGACACCGTGATGCTCGTGTCGATCGGCCTCATCTGCTTCTTCATGCTGGTGAACGTCGTGTCGATCGCCCACGCCACCATGGTCGCCCGCGACCCCATCCCCGTACGCGCGGAGCCCGGCACCCGCGTCGCCTTCCTCACCACGTACGTCCCGGGCAAGGAACCGCTCGCCATGGTCCGGGGCACCCTCGAAGGCGCCGTCCGGGTCCGCCACGACGGACCGCTGGACGTCTGGCTCCTCGACGAGGGCGACTCCGCCGACGCCAAGGCGCTCTGCGCCGAGCTCGGCGTGCTCCACTTCACCCGTGCCGGCGTCCCCGAGTGGAACCGCAGGAAGGGCGTCCACAAGGCGCGGACCAAGCACGGCAACTACAACGCCTGGCTCGCGATGCACGGGGACGACTACGACTTCTTCGCCTCCGTCGACACCGACCACGTCCCGCTCCCCAACTTCCTGGAGCGGATGCTCGGGTACTTCCGCGACCCCGACATCGCCTTCGTCGTCGGACCGCAGGTGTACGGCAACTACACCAACATCGTCACCAAGGCCGCGGAGTCGCAGCAGTTCCTCTTCCACGCCCTCATCCAGCGGGCCGGGAACCGCTACCGCGCACCCATGTTCGTCGGCACGAACAACGTCGTCCGGATCTCCGCCCTCAAGCAGATCGGCGGCCTGTACGACTCCATCACCGAGGACATGGCCACCGGCTTCGAACTGCACCGCAGGAAGAACCCGCGCACCGGCCACTTCTGGCGTTCCGTCTACACCCCCGACGTGCTCGCGGTCGGTGAGGGCCCGGCCTCCTGGACCGACTTCTTCACCCAGCAGCTGCGCTGGTCCCGGGGCACGTACGAGACGATCCTCAAGCAGTTCTGGAAGGCGCCTTTCCGCACCCCGCCGGGCCGCTTCCTCAACTACACGCTGATGCTCGTCTACTACCCGATGACGGCCGTCAACTGGTTCGTGGGCATCCTCAGCTGCGTCCTCTACCTCTGGTTCGGCGCCTCCGGCACCCAGGTCTCCACCCAGGTGTGGCTGATGATCTACAGCGACGCCGTCGCCCTCCAGATCGGCCTCTACCTCTGGAACCGGCGCCACAACGTCTCGCCCCACGAACCCGAGGGCTCCGGCGGCCTCGCCGGCATGGGGATGTCCGCGCTCTCCGCGCCCATCTACCTCACGTCCCTCGGCTCGGCGGTCCTCCGCACCCGCGGCCGCTTCGTCGTCACCCCCAAGGGCGGCGAGGCCAGCCCCGACCGCGTCCTCACCTTCCGCATCCACCTCTACTGGGCGGCGATCCTCATCACCTCCCTGGTGGCCTCCGTCCACTTCGGCCACACCCACGCGGCCATGCGCACCTGGGCGTCCCTCGCCCTGCTCGTCACCCTGGCCCCGATCTCCCTCTGGGCGTGGACGACGGTACGGGCACGGCGCGTCCAGCGGGTACGCGACCGTGCCAGGGCCCGCGCCCGCGCCCGCGGCCGTACGGACGCCCGCGAAGGGGTCGGAGTCCTGCCGGCCGCCGTACCGCCGGCCGCGCCCGCGGCGGCCCCGTCGACGACCGGAGGGAACTGA
- a CDS encoding kelch motif-containing protein gives MAYRPSKKFKKTLFGSGAVVVLAALNAPAAVSFAEEKYHAYKIAQPGYKKEFGSWAEVNVPDQYRINAIHAALLHTGKVLLIAGSGNSQKNFDAGTFETILWDPVANTFKKIPTPEDFFCSGHTQLPDGRLLVAGGTARYEVLDGGVEKAGGGMRVKNESPDTAVTLKKGTVFRSPSGVEYVSKFDVTVPKAKREFEISYFKSGQMKPWKTKVTAAEARVFVEAKKAGPQALTTEAAQYEVVGLKGEAADNVYGLAQKLTTEKQDFQGIKGAYEFDPRAEKYIPVAPMKDARWYPTLVTLDDGKVLAVSGLNDVGDVVPGDNEIYDPETKKWAKGPFRYFPTYPSLFLTKGGKLLYTGSNAGYGPAEKGREPGLWDLRKNSFTKLGGLTDPDQLETSASLILPPAQAQKVMVLGGGGVGESAKSTARTSIVDLSQDNPVFTDGPALPQGTRYLSSVLLPDDTVFTTGGSEEYRGRSGSDILKAQFYDPKANAFTEAAEPTVGRNYHSEALLLPDGRVATFGSDPLFDDKDNTKLGTFEQRIEVFTPPYLHKAGTDRPVLGEGSRELDQNGRATFKTKDAGRIATARLMRPSAVTHTTDVEQRSVELGLMKGQDGVTVTVDVPQDRTLVPPGWYMLFVTDQDGIPSEAKWIQVG, from the coding sequence ATGGCCTACCGGCCGTCCAAGAAGTTCAAGAAGACCCTGTTCGGCAGCGGCGCGGTCGTGGTCCTCGCCGCGCTCAACGCCCCCGCCGCCGTCTCCTTCGCCGAGGAGAAGTACCACGCGTACAAGATCGCCCAGCCCGGCTACAAGAAGGAGTTCGGCTCCTGGGCGGAGGTGAACGTCCCCGACCAGTACCGGATCAACGCCATCCACGCGGCCCTCCTGCACACCGGCAAGGTCCTGCTGATCGCCGGCTCGGGCAACAGCCAGAAGAACTTCGACGCGGGGACCTTCGAGACCATCCTCTGGGACCCCGTGGCGAACACCTTCAAGAAGATCCCCACCCCCGAGGACTTCTTCTGCTCCGGCCACACGCAGCTCCCCGACGGGCGGCTCCTCGTCGCCGGCGGCACCGCCCGCTACGAGGTGCTCGACGGCGGAGTCGAGAAGGCCGGCGGCGGGATGCGGGTCAAGAACGAGAGTCCCGACACGGCGGTCACCCTCAAGAAGGGCACCGTCTTCCGCTCCCCGTCCGGAGTCGAGTACGTCTCCAAGTTCGACGTCACCGTCCCCAAGGCCAAGCGCGAGTTCGAGATCTCGTACTTCAAGAGCGGCCAGATGAAGCCGTGGAAGACGAAGGTCACCGCCGCCGAGGCCCGGGTCTTCGTCGAGGCGAAGAAGGCGGGCCCCCAGGCCCTCACCACCGAGGCCGCGCAGTACGAGGTCGTCGGCCTCAAGGGCGAGGCCGCCGACAACGTCTACGGCCTCGCGCAGAAGCTCACCACCGAGAAGCAGGACTTCCAGGGCATCAAGGGCGCCTACGAGTTCGACCCCCGGGCCGAGAAGTACATCCCGGTGGCCCCCATGAAGGACGCCCGCTGGTACCCCACCCTCGTCACCCTCGACGACGGCAAGGTCCTCGCCGTCTCCGGCCTCAACGACGTCGGCGACGTCGTCCCCGGCGACAACGAGATCTACGACCCCGAGACGAAGAAGTGGGCGAAGGGACCCTTCCGCTACTTCCCCACCTACCCCTCCCTCTTCCTCACCAAGGGCGGCAAGCTCCTCTACACCGGCTCCAACGCCGGCTACGGCCCCGCGGAGAAGGGCCGCGAACCCGGCCTGTGGGACCTGAGGAAGAACTCCTTCACCAAGCTCGGCGGGCTCACCGACCCCGACCAGCTGGAGACCTCCGCCTCCCTGATCCTGCCGCCCGCCCAGGCCCAGAAGGTCATGGTCCTCGGCGGCGGAGGGGTCGGCGAGTCCGCCAAGTCCACCGCCCGCACCTCGATCGTCGACCTCTCCCAGGACAACCCCGTCTTCACCGACGGGCCGGCGCTCCCGCAGGGCACCCGCTACCTCAGCAGCGTCCTGCTCCCCGACGACACCGTCTTCACCACCGGCGGATCCGAGGAGTACCGGGGCCGCAGCGGCAGCGACATCCTCAAGGCGCAGTTCTACGACCCGAAGGCCAACGCCTTCACCGAGGCCGCGGAACCCACCGTCGGCCGCAACTACCACTCCGAGGCGCTGCTGCTCCCCGACGGCCGGGTCGCCACCTTCGGCTCCGACCCGCTCTTCGACGACAAGGACAACACCAAGCTCGGCACCTTCGAGCAGCGCATCGAGGTCTTCACCCCGCCCTACCTCCACAAGGCGGGCACCGACCGGCCCGTCCTCGGGGAGGGCTCACGGGAACTCGACCAGAACGGGCGCGCCACCTTCAAGACCAAGGACGCCGGACGGATCGCCACGGCCCGCCTGATGCGGCCGAGCGCCGTCACCCACACGACGGACGTCGAACAGCGGTCCGTGGAGCTCGGCCTGATGAAGGGACAGGACGGGGTGACGGTCACCGTCGACGTACCGCAGGACCGGACGCTCGTCCCGCCCGGCTGGTACATGCTGTTCGTGACCGACCAGGACGGCATCCCGAGCGAGGCGAAGTGGATCCAGGTGGGGTGA
- a CDS encoding glycoside hydrolase family 6 protein, with translation MSRRTVTAAALTLVAALLLTGCSADEPPKTPVGPPSSAGEAPAPSAGSPFWVDPESDAARQVREYEAQGRTEDAEVLKRIAERPVAGWPAGDDPVPEVTRAVRGAAAEGRTAVFVAYNIPHRDCGMYSAGGSHDAQAYRNWVDSFASALGDSSAIVVLEPDAVPHIVDGCTPAQYHDERFGLLAEAIVRLKRQPRTRVYLDAGNPAWIDDPGKLVEPLRRAGIARADGFSLNVSNFQTNDTVKGFGATLSGLLGGTHFTVDTSRNGDGPLPGDRAEAWCNPPGRALGVPPTDRTGDELVDAYLWIKRPGDSDGQCRGGPAAGTWWPDYALGLARRAKA, from the coding sequence ATGTCCCGCCGCACCGTCACCGCCGCCGCCCTGACCCTCGTCGCCGCGCTGCTCCTGACCGGATGCTCCGCGGACGAGCCCCCGAAGACCCCGGTCGGCCCGCCCTCCTCGGCCGGCGAGGCGCCGGCCCCCTCCGCCGGCTCCCCTTTCTGGGTCGACCCGGAGAGCGACGCGGCGAGGCAGGTCAGGGAGTACGAGGCGCAGGGCAGGACCGAGGACGCCGAGGTCCTGAAGCGGATCGCGGAGCGGCCGGTCGCGGGCTGGCCGGCCGGGGACGACCCCGTACCGGAGGTGACGCGCGCGGTCCGGGGCGCGGCGGCCGAGGGCAGGACCGCGGTCTTCGTCGCGTACAACATCCCGCACCGCGACTGCGGGATGTACTCGGCGGGCGGCTCGCACGACGCGCAGGCCTACCGGAACTGGGTCGACTCCTTCGCCTCCGCGCTCGGGGACTCCTCCGCGATCGTCGTCCTGGAGCCGGACGCGGTGCCGCACATCGTGGACGGCTGTACCCCGGCGCAGTACCACGACGAGCGGTTCGGGCTGCTCGCGGAGGCGATCGTGCGGCTCAAGCGGCAGCCCCGTACCCGGGTCTATCTGGACGCGGGCAATCCGGCGTGGATCGACGACCCGGGCAAGCTGGTGGAGCCGCTGCGCCGGGCGGGGATCGCCCGGGCGGACGGCTTCTCCCTCAACGTCTCCAACTTCCAGACGAACGACACGGTGAAGGGCTTCGGCGCGACGCTCTCGGGGCTGCTCGGCGGCACCCACTTCACGGTGGACACCAGCCGGAACGGCGACGGCCCCCTCCCGGGTGACCGGGCGGAGGCCTGGTGCAATCCGCCGGGCCGGGCCCTCGGCGTACCGCCGACGGACCGGACCGGGGACGAGCTGGTCGACGCGTATCTGTGGATCAAGCGCCCCGGCGACTCGGACGGCCAGTGCCGGGGCGGCCCGGCCGCCGGGACGTGGTGGCCGGACTACGCCCTGGGCCTGGCCCGGAGGGCGAAGGCGTAG
- a CDS encoding DUF5937 family protein: MPYHLRFGEADPLRIRFAISPLWETHSAVRVLARPRQQGYHLPWLRRIAGAARGIDLAPLQLLMPRRGHSPDFLYPPPLGPAATFEEEIGAVRETDPALALTDFERALAETPGAAETTEGRRLLADPADGVARLADLLEAAWEALIAPDWPRLRALLEADVAYHSRRLAEGGLERLLSELHPAFDWAAETATLRVAYAGEHDRPLDGQGLVLMPSVFTWPDVVSGFDPPWQPTVAYPARGIGGLWAEARDRTPEVLARLFGRVRADVLCALDEPMGTTALAHRLGRAPSSVSAHLAVLRDAGLLTSRRYGHQVLYERTPLGIAVSQPGGD, translated from the coding sequence GTGCCGTACCACCTGCGCTTCGGTGAGGCCGACCCCTTGCGGATCCGGTTCGCGATCTCGCCGCTCTGGGAGACGCACTCCGCCGTGCGCGTCCTCGCGCGGCCCCGGCAGCAGGGGTACCACCTGCCGTGGCTGCGGCGGATCGCGGGGGCCGCGCGCGGGATCGACCTCGCGCCGCTGCAGCTCCTCATGCCGCGCCGCGGGCACAGTCCGGACTTCCTCTATCCGCCGCCGCTCGGGCCCGCCGCCACCTTCGAGGAGGAGATCGGCGCCGTACGGGAGACCGACCCGGCCCTCGCCCTGACCGACTTCGAGCGGGCCCTCGCCGAGACCCCGGGTGCCGCCGAGACGACGGAGGGACGGCGGCTGCTCGCCGATCCGGCCGACGGGGTGGCACGGCTCGCCGACCTCCTGGAGGCGGCCTGGGAGGCGCTGATCGCGCCCGACTGGCCCCGGCTGCGCGCGCTCCTGGAGGCGGACGTGGCGTACCACTCGCGCCGCCTCGCGGAGGGCGGGCTCGAACGGCTCCTGAGCGAGCTGCACCCGGCCTTCGACTGGGCCGCCGAGACCGCCACGCTCCGGGTCGCGTACGCCGGTGAGCACGACCGCCCGCTGGACGGCCAGGGGCTCGTCCTCATGCCGTCGGTCTTCACCTGGCCGGACGTGGTGAGCGGTTTCGATCCGCCGTGGCAGCCGACGGTGGCCTATCCGGCGCGCGGGATCGGCGGGCTGTGGGCCGAGGCCCGGGACCGTACGCCGGAGGTGCTGGCGCGGCTGTTCGGCCGGGTGCGGGCGGACGTCCTGTGCGCGCTGGACGAGCCGATGGGGACCACGGCGCTGGCGCACCGCCTCGGCAGGGCGCCCTCCTCCGTCTCCGCGCACCTGGCGGTGCTGCGGGACGCGGGGCTGCTGACGTCCCGGCGGTACGGCCACCAGGTGCTGTACGAGCGGACGCCGTTGGGGATCGCGGTGTCGCAGCCCGGAGGCGACTGA